Proteins encoded within one genomic window of Lynx canadensis isolate LIC74 chromosome B4, mLynCan4.pri.v2, whole genome shotgun sequence:
- the DNAL4 gene encoding dynein light chain 4, axonemal, producing the protein MGETEGKKDEADYKRLQTFPLVRHSDMPEEMRVETMELCVTACEKFSNNNESAAKMIKETMDKKFGSSWHVVIGEGFGFEITHEVKNLLYLYFGGTLAVCVWKCS; encoded by the exons ATGggagaaacagaagggaagaaagatgagGCTGATTATAAGCGACTGCAGACCTTCCCTCTGGTCAGG CATTCGGACATGCCAGAGGAGATGCGAGTAGAGACCATGGAGCTATGTGTCACGGCCTGTGAGAAATTCTCCAACAACAATGAG AGCGCTGCCAAGATGATCAAAGAGACGATGGACAAGAAGTTCGGCTCCTCCTGGCACGTGGTCATCGGCGAGGGCTTTGGGTTTGAGATCACACACGAGGTGAAGAACCTCCTGTACCTGTACTTCGGGGGGACCCTGGCTGTGTGTGTCTGGAAGTGCTCCTGA